AGCCCGCCTATCGCGGTCCAGTCGCGCTGCGCATCTTCGAGGAGCGGCGCGTTCTTTGAAATCCAGATGTGGCGGCGATTGCCCTTGAGCCACTGGTCAAGAATGCAGGCCGCCGCTTGCCTCCCCTTCCCCGCCCCGGTTCCGTCACCCAGAAAGAACCCGGTACGGTAAAGCTGACCGTCCGGATCTTCCTTCAGCGCCACTTCGCCGGATGGATGACTGAAGCGGCCATGAAGATCGCGCGACCAGGCTTCGCCGGCATAGATCACGGTTTCAAGCTGGGCAGCCGAGAGCAGACGTGCCGTCACCGTCCTTTCGGGTAGGCAGGGCACGTAGCCGGGCCGAGGTGCGGCGATCGAGGCCATGGCGGCGGATTCGACGAGATGGGTCGGGTGTTCGCCCGCCTCCGGGATGACGACGCGTGAGGGGCGATAGTCGGCATAGACGCCGCGCTGTTCGCCCATGGCCGCGGGTTCATCGAGTACCGCGTAGGCGACAGGCCGGACCTCGTTGGTCTGTGCTGCGCGGACAATTACTGGCCGCGCTGGGCCGGTCCTGACCGAGCGGAACAGACTGAGCTTTGGCCGCGGCGCGACGCTCTCGCTGGCCTTGCGTAGTGCGGCGCGCGGCGGAATCGCGGGAAGCGCCGCATAGAGTTCGCTGACCGACGCGCGGTTGATGGTTGAAAGACCGATCTCGCCGGCAATCTTGTCGATCACCAGGATACGAACCGCGATGCCGGTGCCGTGCTTGGCATAGCCGCCCCTGTCGAGCCGCAGTGACAGGACAACGCGCGCGCTCTCAAGCGTGCGTCGGAAGACTTCGCCACAGCTGGCCGAGGGAGAGAACCAGTCCGGCATGATCGCGACGACCCTCCCGCCGGGCAAGAGATGGTCGATCGCCGCGCGCAAGTGGCGGGCGGCAGTGTTCTGATCCTGGCCCCGCGATTGCGAGATCGAGAACGGCGGGTTCATGACGATCACACTCGGCCGCGTGTTTCCCGACAGTAAAGCCCCAAGCTTGGCGCCATCGTGCCGGAACACATGCGATTCAGGGAAGATCCCCTCCAGCAGATCCGCGCGGGTGGGTTCGAGTTCGTTGAGCACGGAACTCTTCGCCAGACCCTGAGCAAGCGAGGCAATGATCCCGGTCCCTGCGCTGGGCTCAAGAAAAACGTCTTCGACCGAAAGCCGTGCAAGATTAACCGCGAGATAAGCCAGCGCGGGCGGAGTGGAAAACTGCTGGAAGGCGATCTGCGCCTCGCTGCGAACAGTATGGGTCGGGAGATCCTTGGTCAGTGCTTCGAGCGTGCGGATCGCGGCGCCAGCTTCCATTTGACCCACAAGTCGGGGAACCGCCATCGCCAGTGCGACCTCCAGCGCCTCGAAACTATCGCGCTGTTGCCAGGCCCCCGCCGCATCTCTGCCGCCAGTGCTCTGGATCATGGCCTCGCTTAGTGCGGCGCGATCGATTGGAACAGTGAGGAGAAGCTTGGCGGCAAGTGTGCGCGCAGCACTGAGAATTGCGCTGGCGCGCGGAAGCGTAGTGGTCATGCGGGGATCTCCTGAGCTCGTGCCGATCAGCGGCACACCCGCTCCAGCCCCCCTCCCCTCACCGCTTCAGAAGTTGCGCCCAGTCATTCATGCGCGCTGGTGGCCATTCGGTCTCGATGGTGAGACCAGGGCGGCGGTAGGTCTCGGCTGCGCGCGCGCGGGCGCGCCTGCCCTCGGCGTCATTGTCCGCCAGAAGGATCAGGGTTTCGACGTGCACTGGAATATGCACCTGGTGGAAGCGCCTGGCCCCCATGCTGGCCCAAGTCTGGATGCCTGTCAGCGAAGTGTAGGCAGCTGCGGTCTCGAAGCCTTCGCATATGCCGATGGTTTTTCCCGGGGGACCGTTCGTCCAGGCTGCACCGATAGCCTGACCAAGCACTCGCTTTTCGATATATTGCGCACTTTGCGGATCGAGGAAGACTCGTTGGATCGCCGCTATCTCCCCGGCCTTTCGCATCGCGATAAGCAGCGCTGGCTCAAAGAGAGCGAGCCTTCCCGGTCCTTTGGGGCACCTCGGGTGGTAGCGCAGGTCTTCGAGCGGTGCCCAAACATTGCGGACGTCGCGAACGTAACGCTCGGCAAGCGTGCCCTCAATTGCTCGTCCAGCTTGCCAGATAGCAA
This region of Novosphingobium sp. CECT 9465 genomic DNA includes:
- a CDS encoding toprim domain-containing protein; protein product: MTCHAGCDNRDVIRAISRIAQLPRFEPSAVEPNRRQAETAHLAIWQAGRAIEGTLAERYVRDVRNVWAPLEDLRYHPRCPKGPGRLALFEPALLIAMRKAGEIAAIQRVFLDPQSAQYIEKRVLGQAIGAAWTNGPPGKTIGICEGFETAAAYTSLTGIQTWASMGARRFHQVHIPVHVETLILLADNDAEGRRARARAAETYRRPGLTIETEWPPARMNDWAQLLKR